A single region of the Jaculus jaculus isolate mJacJac1 chromosome 15, mJacJac1.mat.Y.cur, whole genome shotgun sequence genome encodes:
- the Cnn2 gene encoding calponin-2 codes for MSSTQFNKGPSYGLSAEVKNRLLSKYDPQKEAELRSWIEGLTGLSIGPDFQKGLKDGVILCTLMNKLQPGSVPKINRSMQNWHQLENLSNFIKAMVSYGMNPVDLFEANDLFESGNMTQVQVSLLALAGKAKTKGLQSGVDIGVKYSEKQQRNFDDATMKAGQCVIGLQMGTNKCASQSGMTAYGTRRHLYDPKNHILPPMDHRTISLQMGTNKCASQVGMTAPGTRRHIYDTKLGTDKCDNSSMSLQMGYTQGANQSGQVFGLGRQIYDPKYCPQGPAADGPPANSTCPGEAQDFPAFYQEEAGY; via the exons CTCCTGTCCAAATACGACCCGCAGAAGGAAGCCGAGCTCCGCAGCTGGATCGAGGGACTCACCGGCCTCTCCATTGGTCCTGACTTCCAAAAGGGTCTGAAAGATGGGGTTATCTTATGCAC GCTCATGAACAAGCTGCAGCCAGGCTCAGTCCCAAAGATCAACCGCTCCATGCAGAACTGGCACCAG CTAGAAAACCTCTCCAACTTCATCAAGGCCATGGTCAGCTATGGCATGAACCCTGTGGATCTGTTCGAGGCCAACGACCTGTTTGAGAGTGGAAACATGACGCAGGTGCAAGTGTCTCTCCTTGCCCTGGCTGGGAAG GCCAAGACAAAGGGGCTTCAGAGTGGTGTGGACATCGGAGTCAAATATTCAGAAAAACAACAGCGGAACTTTGACGATGCCACCATGAAGGCCGGCCAGTGTGTCATTGGACTGCAG ATGGGTACCAACAAGTGTGCCAGCCAGTCAGGCATGACAGCCTACGGGACCCGGAGGCATCTGTATGACCCCAAGAACCACATCCTACCACCCATGGACCACCGCACCATCAGCCTCCAGATGGGCACCAACAAGTGTGCCAGCCAG GTGGGCATGACAGCTCCAGGGACCCGGAGACACATCTATGATACCAAGCTGGGGACAGACAAGTGTGACAACTCTTCCATGTCCCTACAAATGGGCTACACGCAGGGTGCCAACCAGAGTGGCCAGGTCTTTGGTCTGGGCCGCCAGATCTATGACCCCAAGTACTGTCCCCAAGGCCCGGCTGCTgatgggcctccagccaacagCACCTGCCCAGGCGAGGCCCAAGACTTCCCAGCCTTCTATCAGGAAGAGGCTGGTTACTGA